In Nostoc sp. GT001, a genomic segment contains:
- a CDS encoding fasciclin domain-containing protein: MKTNYSKFLTTLAGIVGFTSFSVLITLPSDAKEVLNPNPSIFNEAPYNQGQRLQANNQYTPAEAVSQIEKGNTKRKLVAQKSGATLNPKPSIFNEPPYNRGGGSVTPSEPTPVTPGTPPTETPTITPPAPGATSNQGKNLLALAESNASFTTLTKALKAAGLTGALQGKDNLTIFAPTDAAFAKLPADALQELLKPDNKEVLLKILTYHVVAGKVLSTDLKSGEVKSLEGGVINVKVDPATAVTVNDAKVTQADITGSNGVIHAIDQVILPPDL; the protein is encoded by the coding sequence ATGAAGACAAATTACAGCAAATTTCTGACCACGTTGGCAGGCATAGTAGGATTTACTAGTTTCAGCGTCCTCATTACTTTACCATCTGATGCGAAAGAGGTACTAAATCCTAACCCCAGTATTTTCAACGAAGCTCCCTATAACCAAGGTCAACGCCTTCAAGCAAACAATCAATACACACCTGCTGAAGCCGTTTCCCAAATAGAAAAGGGCAATACCAAACGCAAACTAGTAGCACAGAAAAGTGGTGCAACCCTAAATCCCAAACCAAGTATTTTCAACGAGCCTCCCTATAACCGTGGTGGTGGTAGTGTTACACCTAGTGAACCTACACCCGTCACCCCAGGTACTCCACCCACTGAGACACCGACCATAACTCCACCAGCACCAGGGGCAACCAGCAATCAAGGCAAAAACTTGTTAGCCTTGGCAGAGTCAAACGCTTCCTTTACCACCTTGACCAAGGCTTTGAAAGCAGCAGGATTAACCGGAGCTTTACAAGGCAAAGATAACTTAACTATTTTCGCACCCACTGATGCAGCTTTTGCTAAGTTGCCAGCAGATGCTTTGCAAGAATTGTTAAAGCCAGATAATAAAGAAGTATTGCTCAAGATTTTAACTTACCATGTGGTGGCTGGTAAGGTATTGTCCACTGATTTAAAGTCTGGCGAAGTTAAAAGCCTCGAAGGTGGCGTAATCAACGTTAAAGTCGATCCTGCTACCGCTGTAACTGTTAATGATGCTAAAGTGACACAGGCAGATATCACAGGTAGTAACGGCGTAATCCACGCAATCGATCAGGTGATTTTACCTCCTGACTTGTAG
- a CDS encoding polysaccharide deacetylase family protein, producing MDDNKSFFGLQKILVTLLVLSGSVSVSTMMLIKSSSSNAQSTENINVNNQPSKVGIQQQIEELKATMLRSWQQQVQTKGFSYTVPQRFQGAIVDAAKLTPEQKVIALTFDDGPWPESTGQVLDILKKNQIKGTFFLIGQNVKNYPGLVKREIAEGHVIGNHTWHHWYQFLNPQAAAYEIDHTADLIYQVTGIKTNLFRPPGGIMHNGVASYARNSKYAIIRWSSDSVDYSRPAVPKLINNVFRRAKPGGIVLMHDGGGNRSKTVQALPEIIANFRKQGYKFVTIPELLEMQDKDQKLTANKKTVQN from the coding sequence GTGGACGACAATAAGTCATTTTTTGGTCTGCAAAAAATATTAGTTACGTTGCTTGTCTTGAGTGGGAGTGTGAGTGTAAGCACGATGATGCTTATTAAGTCAAGCTCCTCTAATGCTCAAAGTACAGAGAATATAAATGTAAACAATCAACCAAGCAAAGTTGGAATTCAGCAGCAGATTGAAGAACTAAAAGCGACGATGCTTAGAAGTTGGCAGCAGCAAGTACAAACAAAAGGTTTTTCATATACTGTGCCACAGCGTTTTCAAGGAGCAATAGTTGATGCGGCAAAATTGACTCCCGAACAGAAAGTAATTGCGCTCACCTTTGATGATGGGCCATGGCCTGAAAGTACCGGGCAAGTACTAGATATTCTCAAAAAAAATCAGATTAAAGGGACATTTTTTCTGATTGGACAAAACGTGAAGAATTATCCAGGCTTAGTAAAGCGGGAGATTGCTGAGGGTCACGTAATTGGTAATCACACTTGGCATCATTGGTATCAATTCTTAAATCCACAAGCAGCTGCATATGAAATTGACCACACAGCAGACTTGATTTATCAAGTGACAGGGATTAAAACAAATTTATTTCGACCACCAGGGGGAATCATGCACAATGGGGTGGCTAGTTACGCTAGAAATAGCAAATATGCCATCATTCGCTGGTCATCTGACTCTGTAGACTACTCACGTCCTGCTGTACCAAAATTAATTAATAATGTGTTTAGGAGAGCCAAGCCAGGTGGAATTGTGCTAATGCATGATGGTGGTGGTAATCGCTCTAAAACTGTGCAAGCTTTACCAGAAATTATTGCCAACTTTCGGAAACAGGGCTATAAGTTTGTTACTATTCCTGAACTTTTAGAAATGCAAGATAAAGATCAAAAACTAACTGCAAACAAAAAAACCGTCCAAAACTAA
- a CDS encoding glutathione S-transferase family protein — MLELYQWELSQYSEKVRLILDFKGLDYRKIEVTPGIGQVELFRLTGQRQVPVLKDRNKYIADSTEIAKYLDLEYPDRPIIPQDPKQRGLTLLIEEWADESIGIKGRKALFAAVSQDQNFRKSLLPTSTPDIFKSLVQGVPSDLLSVLGFGVGYSPDVIQSAITSLKQDLEALTLLLADSPYLTGDEPTLADLAVAGLSILLKFPSGPYLDLPASIRGKGLPIFAENIDYEPFFTWRDRLYAQFRKPLISTTPSTGSAPTSIQID, encoded by the coding sequence ATGCTGGAATTATACCAATGGGAACTCTCTCAATACTCAGAGAAAGTGCGCCTAATTCTAGATTTCAAAGGACTAGATTACCGCAAAATAGAGGTTACACCTGGGATTGGACAGGTAGAACTGTTCCGGCTGACTGGTCAAAGACAAGTGCCTGTATTAAAGGATCGTAATAAATATATTGCGGATTCTACGGAAATAGCTAAGTATTTAGACTTAGAGTATCCCGATCGCCCCATAATACCGCAAGATCCTAAACAACGGGGTTTAACTTTATTAATAGAAGAATGGGCGGATGAGTCCATAGGCATCAAAGGTCGCAAAGCACTATTTGCAGCCGTAAGTCAAGACCAAAATTTCCGTAAATCTTTATTACCCACCTCAACACCAGATATATTTAAAAGTCTGGTTCAAGGAGTACCTAGTGACTTACTGTCAGTGTTGGGTTTTGGCGTAGGTTACAGCCCAGATGTGATACAGTCAGCGATCACATCTTTAAAACAAGACTTGGAAGCCTTAACGTTATTATTGGCAGATAGTCCTTATTTAACAGGAGATGAGCCGACTTTAGCTGACTTAGCGGTGGCTGGATTATCGATATTACTCAAGTTCCCCTCTGGGCCCTATCTGGATTTACCAGCTTCTATCAGAGGCAAAGGATTGCCAATCTTTGCCGAGAATATAGATTATGAACCATTCTTCACCTGGCGCGATCGCCTTTATGCCCAATTCCGCAAACCGTTAATTAGTACCACTCCATCAACAGGAAGTGCGCCAACCTCAATTCAGATTGATTAG
- a CDS encoding ATP-binding protein, translating to MNSAQPLGSVIQGSLTEGLEVRLHPDISVEDMRVGKFLVVQGMRSRFFCMLTDVALGAANARIIANPPSWEDTFLRDVLAGSGTYGTINLAPMLMFTPEAEESFSPTNGKSANPFLPSVTGLASFVPQTSTTMELLPVKTIPSHFSQVYEASVDDFRRVFGWEDDPQRRNFSIGKPLDMDVPVCIDLNRFVERSNGVFGKSGTGKSFLTRLLLAGVIRKNAAVNLIFDMHSEYGWEAVAEGKNVNTVKGLKQLFPSKVEVYTLDPESTKRRGVRDAQELYLSYEQIEVEDIKLCSRDLGLSDAALDNANILYSEFGKSWIVQLLNMTNEEIEMFCDEKRGHKGSIMALQRKLLRMDSLKYMRAVCPQNYISKIVQCLESGKNVVIEFGSQSNMLSYMLVTNMITRRIHEHYVKKADKFLQSKNPSDRPTPLMITIEEAHRFLDPAIVQSTIFGTIARELRKYFVTLLVVDQRPSGIDNEVMSQIGTRITALLNDEKDIDAIFTGVSGGSGLRSVLAKLDSKQQALILGHAVPMPVVVRTRPYDATFYAEIGEPAWEEKPDAEVFAAAELAKADLGF from the coding sequence ATGAATTCGGCACAGCCATTAGGTTCGGTCATTCAAGGTTCTTTAACTGAAGGTTTAGAAGTACGATTGCATCCTGACATTTCTGTAGAAGATATGCGGGTGGGTAAATTTCTTGTTGTGCAAGGGATGCGATCGCGTTTTTTTTGTATGCTGACAGATGTAGCATTGGGAGCTGCTAATGCCCGAATTATTGCTAATCCCCCCAGTTGGGAAGACACTTTTTTACGAGATGTTTTAGCCGGAAGTGGTACTTACGGTACTATCAACCTCGCGCCGATGTTGATGTTCACTCCCGAAGCGGAAGAATCTTTCTCCCCAACAAATGGCAAATCGGCCAATCCTTTCCTCCCATCGGTGACGGGTTTGGCTTCATTTGTGCCCCAAACCAGCACAACGATGGAATTGTTGCCTGTTAAAACTATTCCTAGTCACTTTAGTCAAGTTTACGAAGCCAGTGTTGACGATTTTCGCCGGGTATTTGGTTGGGAAGATGACCCCCAAAGGCGCAACTTTTCCATCGGCAAACCTTTGGATATGGATGTGCCAGTTTGTATCGATTTGAATCGCTTTGTAGAACGGAGTAATGGGGTTTTTGGGAAATCGGGTACTGGTAAATCTTTTCTAACGCGGTTACTTTTAGCTGGCGTTATCCGTAAAAATGCAGCAGTTAACTTGATTTTTGATATGCACTCCGAGTATGGCTGGGAAGCCGTTGCAGAAGGTAAGAACGTTAATACCGTTAAAGGCTTAAAGCAACTTTTTCCTAGTAAGGTAGAAGTTTACACCCTCGACCCGGAATCGACAAAGCGTCGGGGTGTGCGTGATGCCCAAGAACTTTATTTGAGCTATGAGCAAATAGAAGTTGAAGATATTAAGTTATGTAGCCGAGATTTAGGACTCTCTGACGCAGCCTTAGATAACGCCAATATTCTGTATAGCGAATTTGGCAAGTCTTGGATTGTCCAGTTGTTGAATATGACCAACGAAGAAATCGAGATGTTCTGCGACGAGAAGCGCGGACACAAAGGCTCGATTATGGCATTGCAGCGCAAACTCTTGCGGATGGATAGCTTGAAGTATATGCGAGCAGTTTGCCCCCAGAATTATATTAGTAAAATTGTGCAATGCCTGGAATCTGGGAAGAATGTTGTGATAGAATTTGGTTCCCAGTCTAATATGCTCTCTTATATGTTGGTGACAAACATGATCACCCGACGTATCCACGAGCATTACGTCAAAAAAGCAGACAAATTTCTGCAAAGCAAAAATCCTAGCGATCGCCCGACCCCATTGATGATTACCATTGAAGAGGCGCACCGTTTCCTTGACCCGGCTATCGTCCAAAGTACTATCTTTGGGACTATTGCCCGCGAACTGCGAAAGTATTTTGTCACACTTTTGGTAGTTGATCAACGTCCATCAGGCATAGATAATGAAGTTATGTCCCAAATTGGGACTCGTATTACTGCTTTGTTGAATGATGAAAAAGACATTGACGCGATTTTTACAGGTGTATCTGGTGGTAGCGGACTGCGATCGGTATTGGCAAAGCTAGACTCGAAGCAACAAGCCTTAATTTTGGGTCACGCCGTTCCCATGCCAGTAGTAGTACGTACCCGTCCTTACGACGCAACTTTTTACGCAGAAATTGGTGAGCCAGCCTGGGAAGAAAAACCTGACGCAGAAGTATTCGCCGCTGCGGAACTAGCCAAAGCTGATCTGGGATTTTAG